A single region of the Streptomyces caelestis genome encodes:
- a CDS encoding haloacid dehalogenase type II, with protein MREIVTFDAYGTLVDFQLGPTTLKVLEDRLDLDNLDVDEFLDDFRVMRFQAVLEAYRPYREILHSSLRNAMRLHGLEYRESDGDALVDAVPTFGPFPEVPEALRQLKTRYEIAIISNTDDNLIARNVENIGVEFDHVITAQQAGAYKPDRQTFEHAFKTIGVEPSQVIHTAQGWEYDHIPTRDLGLKRRVWINRFGRPGSADYQPYDMLPDLSGLPKLLGC; from the coding sequence ATGCGAGAGATCGTCACCTTCGACGCCTACGGCACCCTGGTCGACTTCCAGCTCGGCCCCACCACCCTGAAGGTCCTGGAGGACCGGCTGGACCTGGACAACCTGGACGTCGACGAGTTCCTCGACGACTTCCGCGTCATGCGCTTCCAGGCCGTCCTGGAGGCCTACCGCCCGTACCGCGAGATCCTGCACTCCAGCCTGCGCAACGCCATGCGCCTGCACGGCCTGGAGTACCGCGAGTCCGACGGTGACGCCCTGGTCGACGCCGTTCCCACCTTCGGCCCGTTCCCGGAGGTCCCGGAGGCACTGCGCCAGCTCAAGACCAGGTACGAGATCGCCATCATCTCCAACACCGACGACAACCTGATCGCGCGTAACGTGGAGAACATCGGCGTGGAGTTCGACCACGTCATCACCGCCCAGCAGGCCGGCGCCTACAAGCCCGACCGGCAGACCTTCGAGCACGCCTTCAAGACCATCGGCGTCGAGCCCTCGCAGGTCATCCACACCGCCCAGGGCTGGGAGTACGACCACATCCCCACCCGTGACCTGGGCCTGAAGCGCCGGGTGTGGATCAACCGCTTCGGCCGCCCCGGCAGCGCCGACTACCAGCCCTACGACATGCTGCCCGACCTGTCGGGCCTGCCGAAGCTGCTCGGCTGCTGA
- a CDS encoding beta-galactosidase: protein MVTPHRLRVPAPSAPPLTGHLPFADAPRVPDPIEVTGRWLTRGGHPWFPVSGEFHYTRYPSGEWEEELLKMKAGGVTALASYVIWIHHEEIEGRIRFDGDRDLRRFAELCARHGLDFVPRIGPWCHAEVRNGGLPDWLLARARTPRTDDPAYLEPVRAWFAAVAEQLRGLDRAHGGPIVAIQIENELYDQPGHLRTLKRLAREAGLSAPLWTSTAWGGVQLPGEELLPLYGGYPEAFWTEADGGWPDTCRKHFFFTHERDDEGIGADLRPTTVRGTDPAPTDRFPWATCELGGGMAVAYHRRPRVEAADVGALGLTKIGCGSVWQGYYMFHGGTNPPGELTPLQESHATGYPNDLPVLTYDFQAPLGEYGQVRPSYHELRLQHLLLADFGHRIAPMESVLPERRPTGQHDRDTLRWAVRTDGTSGLLFVTNHQPHEPLPDHPDTAFTVDFPDTPPLTLPSTPVTVPSGAFFCWPLRLDVAGLRLEWATAQPVCTVEAGGRTVLVLAATDGIAPELALDADTVASVATPSGEVTPVAGRILVSGVRPGTDALIEVDAADGSRVGLLVLDAAMARTAYRGVAWGAERLLLCGDGVVFDGDEVRLHSPAAEPQFAVLPAPDSAPLVAGTGVREAADGVFTRYTIEAAPLGDTAVPVTLVRPAGPAPEPVTGVQGRASVPADKYVETLAAEYRVDVPEDLLRAPAGVLLRLRWTGDLARAYVGDVLVADQFYSGRVWDIGLDRLPVEALRTEGLRLKVLPLAADARVHVPGQVGEAWRAADVRDAEWVVSRSWAVRAG, encoded by the coding sequence CTGGTGACCCCGCACCGGCTGCGCGTTCCCGCGCCCTCCGCTCCCCCGCTGACCGGCCACCTGCCCTTCGCCGACGCGCCGCGCGTGCCCGACCCGATCGAGGTCACCGGCCGCTGGCTCACCCGTGGCGGCCACCCCTGGTTCCCGGTCTCCGGCGAGTTCCACTACACCCGCTACCCGAGTGGAGAGTGGGAGGAGGAGCTGCTGAAGATGAAGGCGGGCGGGGTGACCGCCCTCGCCTCCTACGTCATCTGGATCCACCACGAGGAGATCGAGGGGCGGATCCGCTTCGACGGCGACCGCGACCTGCGTCGCTTCGCCGAGCTGTGCGCCCGCCACGGCCTGGACTTCGTCCCGCGCATCGGCCCGTGGTGCCACGCGGAGGTACGCAACGGCGGCCTGCCCGACTGGCTGCTGGCCCGCGCCCGCACGCCGCGCACCGACGATCCCGCCTATCTGGAGCCCGTGCGCGCCTGGTTCGCGGCCGTCGCGGAACAACTGCGCGGCCTGGACCGGGCACACGGCGGGCCGATCGTCGCGATCCAGATCGAGAACGAGCTCTACGACCAGCCCGGCCACCTGCGCACGCTGAAGCGCCTGGCACGGGAGGCCGGACTGAGCGCGCCACTGTGGACGTCGACCGCCTGGGGCGGGGTCCAGCTCCCGGGCGAAGAACTGCTCCCGCTGTACGGCGGCTATCCGGAGGCGTTCTGGACCGAGGCGGACGGCGGCTGGCCCGACACCTGCCGCAAGCACTTCTTCTTCACCCACGAGCGCGACGACGAGGGCATCGGCGCCGACCTGCGGCCCACGACCGTGCGCGGCACCGACCCGGCTCCGACGGACCGGTTTCCCTGGGCCACTTGTGAGCTGGGCGGCGGCATGGCGGTGGCCTACCACCGGCGGCCCCGGGTGGAGGCCGCCGACGTGGGCGCCCTGGGGCTCACCAAGATCGGGTGCGGTTCGGTGTGGCAGGGCTACTACATGTTCCACGGCGGCACGAACCCGCCCGGTGAGCTGACGCCCCTTCAGGAGTCGCACGCCACCGGCTACCCCAACGACCTGCCGGTCCTGACCTACGACTTCCAGGCCCCGCTCGGCGAGTACGGCCAGGTGCGGCCCTCGTACCACGAACTGCGGCTCCAGCACCTGCTGCTGGCCGACTTCGGGCACCGGATCGCACCCATGGAGTCCGTGCTGCCCGAGCGGAGGCCGACCGGGCAGCACGATCGGGACACGCTGCGCTGGGCCGTCCGCACCGACGGCACCTCGGGCCTCCTGTTCGTGACCAACCACCAGCCGCACGAACCGCTGCCCGACCACCCGGACACGGCCTTCACGGTCGACTTCCCGGACACACCGCCGCTGACGCTGCCGAGCACTCCCGTCACCGTGCCCTCCGGCGCCTTCTTCTGCTGGCCACTGCGGCTGGACGTGGCCGGGCTGCGGCTGGAGTGGGCGACCGCGCAGCCGGTGTGCACCGTCGAGGCCGGCGGGCGTACGGTCCTGGTGCTGGCCGCGACCGACGGCATCGCGCCCGAACTCGCCCTGGACGCCGACACGGTGGCATCCGTCGCGACACCGTCCGGGGAGGTCACGCCGGTCGCCGGCCGGATCCTGGTCAGCGGAGTGCGGCCCGGCACCGACGCCCTGATCGAGGTCGACGCGGCCGACGGTTCACGCGTCGGGCTGCTGGTCCTGGACGCGGCGATGGCCCGTACCGCCTACCGGGGTGTGGCGTGGGGAGCCGAACGGCTGCTGCTGTGCGGGGACGGTGTCGTCTTCGACGGTGACGAGGTACGGCTGCACAGCCCGGCCGCCGAGCCGCAGTTCGCGGTGCTGCCCGCGCCGGATTCCGCCCCGCTGGTGGCGGGGACAGGGGTGCGGGAGGCGGCGGACGGCGTGTTCACCCGCTACACGATCGAGGCCGCGCCCCTCGGGGACACCGCGGTGCCGGTCACCCTGGTCAGGCCCGCCGGTCCGGCGCCCGAGCCGGTGACCGGCGTCCAGGGCCGGGCGAGCGTGCCGGCGGACAAGTACGTCGAGACGCTGGCCGCCGAGTACCGGGTCGACGTACCGGAGGACCTGCTTCGGGCGCCCGCCGGTGTGCTGCTGCGGCTGCGCTGGACGGGTGACCTGGCCCGGGCCTACGTGGGGGACGTCCTGGTCGCCGACCAGTTCTACTCGGGGCGGGTCTGGGACATCGGGTTGGACCGGCTGCCGGTCGAGGCGCTGAGAACGGAGGGCCTGCGGCTGAAGGTGCTGCCGCTGGCGGCGGATGCCCGGGTTCATGTGCCGGGTCAGGTGGGCGAAGCGTGGCGTGCGGCGGATGTGCGGGACGCCGAGTGGGTGGTCTCGCGCTCGTGGGCGGTGCGGGCCGGCTGA
- a CDS encoding NAD(P)/FAD-dependent oxidoreductase, whose product MKQIPYWLDTAPALPDRSGKDLPAEADVVVIGGGLTGLSTAYHTARKGARVVLVEKDKVGSGASGRNGSMCTQGLTISPGEARKRYGQERARELYDSFREAVDVVEELTRTEQIDCDFHRAGRLGVAFKPQHFESMRATQRDLADNFGHETQLLTRGELKAELGSDYYHGALLDPLSAALHVGKYVHGLAEAAERAGAEIHERNAATGLTRLPGGGFVVETLNGTIRAQQVMAATDAYTDKALPWFRKRLINVGSFIIVTEPLGEARAKELIPNARLVVDSKNIGHYIRLTPDNRLAFGGRARFAPSDPASDVKSGDILKREMTEIFPQLAGARVDYVWGGMVGFSWDRLPHAGEANGLYYSMGYCGHGVQMATYMGRAVAEMMDGRPEANPLRGLGFPKVPVPFYSGTPWFLPFGGAYYKVKDKLR is encoded by the coding sequence ATGAAACAGATCCCCTACTGGCTCGACACCGCTCCCGCCCTGCCCGACCGCTCCGGGAAGGACCTGCCCGCCGAGGCGGACGTGGTGGTCATCGGCGGCGGCCTCACCGGCCTGTCCACCGCCTACCACACCGCCCGCAAGGGAGCCCGGGTCGTCCTCGTCGAGAAGGACAAGGTCGGCTCGGGCGCCTCCGGCCGCAACGGCAGCATGTGCACCCAGGGCCTCACCATCAGCCCCGGTGAGGCCCGCAAGCGCTACGGTCAGGAGCGCGCCCGCGAGCTGTACGACTCCTTCCGCGAGGCGGTCGACGTGGTCGAGGAGCTCACGCGGACGGAGCAGATCGACTGCGACTTCCACCGGGCGGGCCGGCTCGGTGTGGCCTTCAAGCCCCAGCACTTCGAGTCGATGCGGGCCACCCAGCGCGACCTGGCCGACAACTTCGGCCACGAGACCCAGCTCCTGACCCGCGGCGAGCTGAAGGCGGAGCTGGGCTCGGACTACTACCACGGCGCCCTGCTCGATCCGCTCAGCGCCGCCCTGCACGTGGGCAAGTACGTCCACGGCCTCGCGGAGGCCGCCGAGCGGGCCGGTGCGGAGATCCACGAGCGCAACGCGGCCACCGGCCTGACCCGTCTGCCCGGCGGCGGTTTCGTGGTCGAGACCCTGAACGGCACGATCCGTGCCCAGCAGGTCATGGCCGCCACCGACGCCTACACCGACAAGGCGCTGCCATGGTTCCGCAAGCGGCTGATCAACGTCGGCAGCTTCATCATCGTCACCGAGCCCCTCGGTGAGGCACGCGCCAAGGAATTGATCCCGAACGCCCGTCTGGTGGTCGACTCCAAGAACATCGGCCACTACATCCGCCTCACCCCCGACAACCGTCTCGCCTTCGGCGGCCGGGCCCGCTTCGCCCCCTCCGACCCGGCCTCCGACGTCAAGAGCGGCGACATCCTCAAGCGGGAGATGACGGAGATCTTCCCGCAGTTGGCGGGTGCGCGGGTCGACTACGTGTGGGGCGGCATGGTCGGCTTCTCCTGGGACCGCCTCCCGCACGCGGGCGAGGCCAACGGCCTGTACTACTCGATGGGCTACTGCGGCCACGGCGTCCAGATGGCCACCTACATGGGCCGCGCGGTCGCCGAGATGATGGACGGCAGGCCGGAGGCCAACCCCCTGCGCGGCCTCGGCTTCCCCAAGGTCCCCGTCCCCTTCTACAGCGGGACCCCCTGGTTCCTGCCGTTCGGCGGCGCCTACTACAAGGTGAAGGACAAGCTGCGCTGA
- a CDS encoding heavy metal translocating P-type ATPase — protein MTSTLTPQPVERAKPARTGAAPRRRTRVLALPEARWAAASTVFFLLALPLQLTGAPAWTWGPLYALSYVTGGWEPGWEGLKALKERTLDVDLLMVVAALGAAAIGQVMDGALLIVIFATSGALEALATARTADSVRGLLDLAPATATRLTPDGGEQTVPVEELAVGDTVLVRPGERVGADGRVLDGASDVDQATITGEPLPAAKEPGDEVFAGTLNGTGALRVRVERDASDSVIARIVRMVEEASETKAPTQLFIEKVEQRYSLGMVAATLAVFLVPLAFGEQLTDALLRAMTFMIVASPCAVVLATMPPLLSAIANAGRHGVLVKSAVVMERLGQVDAVALDKTGTLTEGSPRVTDVRPLPGSGLAEAELLTLAAAAERPSEHPLARAVVDAARERGLDLPGAEDFTSAPGIGVTAVVNGRGVAVGAPARLLDGADGTVTAVAEELEESGRTAVLVLVDGAPAGLLGIADRLRPDAAATVAALTTLTGTAPTLLTGDNPRAAAHLAAEAGIDDVRAGLLPQDKLTAVQEMERAGRKVLVVGDGVNDAPALAAAHTGIAMGRAGSDLALETADAVIVRDELAAVPTTVALSRRARRLVVQNLVIAGVFITGLVVWDLAGNLPLPLGVAGHEGSTVLVGLNGLRLLRETAWQRASAEGSD, from the coding sequence ATGACCTCCACGCTCACGCCGCAGCCGGTCGAACGGGCGAAACCCGCCCGCACCGGGGCCGCGCCCCGGCGGCGTACCCGTGTCCTCGCGCTCCCCGAGGCGCGCTGGGCCGCTGCCTCCACCGTCTTCTTCCTGCTCGCCCTGCCCCTGCAGCTGACCGGCGCCCCCGCCTGGACGTGGGGCCCGCTCTACGCCCTGTCGTACGTCACGGGCGGCTGGGAGCCGGGCTGGGAAGGCCTCAAGGCACTGAAGGAGCGCACCCTCGACGTCGACCTGCTGATGGTCGTCGCCGCACTGGGCGCGGCGGCGATCGGGCAGGTCATGGACGGCGCCCTGCTCATCGTCATCTTCGCCACCTCCGGCGCCCTGGAGGCGCTGGCCACCGCCCGCACCGCCGACTCCGTCCGCGGCCTGCTCGATCTCGCCCCCGCCACGGCCACCCGGCTGACCCCTGACGGCGGCGAACAGACCGTGCCCGTGGAGGAGCTGGCGGTCGGCGACACCGTCCTCGTCCGCCCCGGTGAGCGCGTCGGCGCCGACGGCCGCGTGCTGGACGGGGCGAGCGACGTGGACCAGGCCACCATCACCGGCGAGCCGCTCCCCGCGGCGAAGGAGCCGGGCGACGAGGTCTTCGCGGGCACCCTCAACGGCACCGGCGCCCTGCGGGTCCGGGTCGAGCGCGACGCCTCCGACTCGGTGATCGCCCGGATCGTCCGGATGGTGGAGGAAGCGTCCGAGACCAAGGCGCCCACGCAGCTGTTCATCGAGAAGGTCGAACAGCGTTACTCGCTGGGCATGGTGGCCGCGACCCTGGCCGTCTTCCTGGTGCCGCTCGCCTTCGGCGAGCAGCTCACCGACGCGCTGCTGCGCGCCATGACCTTCATGATCGTGGCCTCTCCGTGCGCGGTCGTGCTGGCCACCATGCCGCCCCTGCTGTCGGCCATCGCCAACGCCGGACGGCACGGCGTGCTGGTGAAGTCGGCCGTGGTGATGGAGCGGCTCGGCCAGGTGGACGCGGTCGCGCTGGACAAGACCGGCACGCTGACCGAGGGCAGCCCGCGCGTCACCGATGTCCGGCCGCTGCCCGGATCCGGCCTGGCCGAAGCCGAGTTGCTGACGCTGGCGGCGGCGGCCGAGCGGCCCAGCGAGCATCCGCTGGCCCGGGCGGTCGTGGACGCGGCCCGCGAGCGCGGTCTCGACCTGCCCGGCGCCGAGGACTTCACCTCCGCGCCCGGAATCGGAGTGACCGCCGTCGTGAACGGCCGAGGGGTCGCCGTCGGCGCCCCGGCCCGCCTGCTGGACGGCGCGGACGGCACGGTCACCGCCGTCGCCGAGGAACTGGAGGAGTCCGGCCGTACCGCCGTCCTGGTCCTCGTCGACGGCGCCCCCGCCGGGCTGCTCGGCATCGCCGACCGGCTGCGCCCGGACGCCGCCGCCACCGTCGCCGCGCTCACCACGCTCACCGGCACCGCCCCGACGCTCCTCACCGGCGACAACCCCCGGGCCGCCGCACACCTCGCCGCCGAGGCCGGCATCGACGACGTGCGCGCCGGGCTGCTGCCGCAGGACAAACTGACGGCCGTCCAGGAGATGGAGCGCGCGGGCCGCAAGGTGCTGGTCGTCGGGGACGGCGTCAACGACGCACCCGCCCTGGCCGCCGCCCACACCGGGATCGCCATGGGCCGGGCCGGCTCCGACCTCGCCCTGGAGACCGCCGACGCCGTGATCGTGCGCGACGAACTCGCGGCGGTCCCCACCACCGTCGCCCTCTCGCGCCGCGCGCGCAGGCTGGTCGTCCAGAACCTCGTCATCGCCGGGGTGTTCATCACCGGCCTCGTCGTCTGGGACCTGGCCGGGAACCTGCCGCTGCCGCTGGGCGTCGCCGGCCACGAGGGCTCCACGGTCCTGGTCGGCCTGAACGGCCTGCGGCTGCTGCGGGAGACGGCCTGGCAGCGGGCCTCCGCCGAGGGAAGCGACTGA
- a CDS encoding LacI family DNA-binding transcriptional regulator, with amino-acid sequence MTPSATDSPVPKGRSRRNFAGARPVMADVARLAGVSKQTVSRVLNDHPAVRPETREAVLDAMRTLGYRPSRSARSLASGRTRMLGVISFDAARYGPASILTAINTAAQEAGYLVSSIALDTADHDTVVEAVNRLSAEGADGVIAIAPQQWVGRALAQADLGTPLVVLENALDASTPLVTGDSRTGARKATEHLLGLGHTTVWHIAGPAGWTSADHRLESWRSTLQAAGADVPAPLAGDWSADSGYDLGRRLARRPEVTAVFASNDQMALGLLHALHESGRSVPGDVSVVGYDDIPEAAHLLPPLTTVRTDFAEIGTRSLRLLLDRIDGPGEMSLVDTLVPVDLVVRASSGPPTVN; translated from the coding sequence ATGACACCGAGCGCCACCGACAGCCCTGTGCCCAAGGGCCGCAGCAGGCGCAACTTCGCGGGGGCGCGGCCGGTGATGGCCGACGTGGCCCGGCTGGCCGGCGTCTCCAAGCAGACGGTCTCCCGGGTGCTCAACGACCATCCGGCCGTCCGCCCCGAGACACGCGAGGCGGTCCTGGACGCCATGCGCACGCTCGGCTACCGGCCCAGCCGCAGCGCGCGGTCGCTGGCCAGCGGCCGGACCCGGATGCTCGGCGTCATCTCCTTCGACGCCGCCCGGTACGGGCCCGCGTCCATTCTGACCGCCATCAACACCGCTGCCCAGGAGGCCGGTTACCTGGTGAGCTCCATCGCGCTCGACACGGCCGACCACGACACCGTCGTCGAGGCCGTGAACCGGCTGTCGGCCGAGGGCGCCGACGGCGTCATCGCGATCGCCCCGCAGCAGTGGGTGGGCCGGGCCCTGGCGCAGGCCGACCTCGGGACTCCCCTGGTGGTGCTGGAGAACGCCCTAGACGCCAGCACGCCCCTGGTCACCGGCGACTCCCGGACCGGCGCCCGCAAGGCCACCGAGCACCTCCTCGGCCTCGGGCACACCACGGTCTGGCACATCGCGGGCCCCGCCGGCTGGACCTCCGCCGACCACCGGCTGGAGAGCTGGCGGTCGACGCTCCAGGCGGCCGGTGCCGATGTCCCGGCCCCGCTGGCCGGGGACTGGAGCGCCGACTCCGGCTACGACCTGGGCCGTCGGCTGGCCCGGCGCCCGGAGGTGACGGCGGTGTTCGCCTCGAACGACCAGATGGCCCTGGGCCTGCTGCACGCGCTGCACGAGTCAGGGCGGTCCGTCCCCGGGGACGTCAGCGTCGTCGGCTACGACGACATCCCCGAGGCCGCGCATCTCCTGCCGCCGCTGACCACCGTCCGTACCGACTTCGCCGAGATCGGCACCCGTTCCCTGCGGCTCCTCCTGGACCGCATCGACGGTCCCGGGGAGATGTCCCTCGTCGACACGCTCGTCCCCGTGGACCTCGTGGTGCGTGCCAGCAGCGGCCCTCCGACGGTGAACTGA
- a CDS encoding aldehyde dehydrogenase family protein, translating into MSGELPLTELLLIDGKQVSAADGRSFTVLDPSDGTALAEVAHAGPADVDQAVAAARAAFTSPEWARMRAADRGRLLLRIAEAIRREGEWLARLECQDVGKPLSQAKADVEAAARYFEFYAGFADKLGGSTIPLGPGLIDYTVREPIGVSGQIIPFNYPLQNTARGSAPALAAGCAVVLKPSPEAPLTPLEIGRIALECGLPPGVLNVVPGDGETGAALAGHPGIDQVTFTGSVPTGIKVAQAAAANVVPSVTELGGKSPFVVFADADFDLALQAILGASFSNAGQMCSAGTRLLLQRGAEEFLDRLAEKIAGLRVGPGLTDPDIGPLVAARQRDRVLEYLELARQEGAVARVGGGAPAAPELADGYYVEPTVLTGLTNQARCAREEIFGPVVTVIEFDDADEALQIANDSPYGLSSYVWTRDIDKAMRLAEGIRAGQVHVNATGVGTGVELPFGGYKHSGWGREKGLEALASYTQTKNVCIGFGDRS; encoded by the coding sequence ATGAGCGGCGAACTCCCGCTGACCGAGCTGCTGTTGATCGACGGAAAGCAGGTCTCTGCCGCCGACGGCCGGAGCTTCACGGTTCTCGACCCGTCGGACGGCACGGCTCTCGCCGAGGTCGCCCACGCCGGCCCGGCTGACGTCGACCAGGCGGTGGCGGCGGCGCGCGCGGCGTTCACCTCGCCCGAGTGGGCCCGGATGCGCGCCGCGGACCGGGGCAGGCTCCTCCTGCGCATCGCGGAGGCGATCCGGCGCGAGGGCGAGTGGCTGGCGCGCCTGGAGTGCCAGGACGTCGGCAAGCCGCTCAGCCAGGCCAAGGCCGATGTCGAGGCCGCCGCCCGCTACTTCGAGTTCTACGCGGGCTTCGCCGACAAGCTCGGCGGTTCCACGATTCCGCTGGGCCCGGGGCTGATCGACTACACCGTGCGCGAGCCGATCGGGGTCTCCGGCCAGATCATCCCGTTCAACTACCCGCTGCAGAACACCGCGAGGGGCTCCGCCCCGGCGCTGGCCGCGGGCTGCGCGGTCGTGCTCAAACCCTCTCCCGAGGCGCCGCTGACCCCGCTGGAGATCGGTCGTATCGCACTGGAGTGCGGGCTGCCACCCGGCGTCCTCAACGTCGTACCCGGCGACGGCGAGACCGGCGCCGCCCTCGCCGGGCACCCCGGCATCGACCAGGTCACCTTCACCGGCTCGGTGCCGACCGGCATCAAGGTCGCCCAGGCGGCCGCCGCCAACGTGGTGCCCTCCGTGACCGAGCTGGGCGGCAAATCGCCGTTCGTCGTCTTCGCGGACGCCGACTTCGACCTGGCCTTGCAGGCGATCCTGGGCGCGTCGTTCAGCAACGCCGGGCAGATGTGCTCGGCGGGCACCCGGCTGCTGCTCCAGCGCGGCGCCGAGGAGTTCCTGGACCGCCTGGCCGAGAAGATCGCGGGCCTGCGCGTCGGACCGGGTCTCACGGACCCGGACATCGGCCCGCTGGTCGCCGCCCGCCAGCGCGACCGGGTCCTCGAGTATCTGGAACTGGCCCGGCAGGAAGGCGCTGTGGCGCGGGTCGGGGGAGGCGCCCCGGCCGCCCCCGAACTCGCCGACGGCTACTACGTCGAGCCGACCGTCCTCACCGGCCTGACCAACCAGGCCCGGTGCGCCCGCGAGGAGATCTTCGGCCCCGTCGTCACCGTCATCGAGTTCGACGACGCGGACGAGGCCCTGCAGATCGCCAATGACAGCCCGTACGGCCTGTCCTCCTACGTCTGGACCCGCGACATCGACAAGGCGATGCGTCTGGCCGAAGGCATCCGGGCCGGCCAGGTCCACGTCAACGCCACCGGCGTCGGCACCGGCGTCGAGTTGCCCTTCGGCGGCTACAAGCACAGCGGCTGGGGCCGGGAGAAGGGCCTCGAAGCGCTGGCGAGCTACACGCAGACGAAGAACGTCTGCATCGGATTCGGGGATCGGTCATGA
- a CDS encoding aldo/keto reductase, translating to MRYRTLGERGPAVSVVGVGGNNFGSRLDEDGTKAVVHAALDAGITLFDTADMYGGFGEQGGMRGDGERLLGAALKGHRDDVVLATKFGMEMGPEADLYGRRGARPYIRYAVEASLRRLGTDRIDLYQYHEPDGVTPLEETVAALTELVDEGKIGYIGCSNLPAERLTDAFVSTQARYHLLDRSVENDLIPACLRHGIGLLPYYPLANGLLSGKYRRGQEPPPGSRLSWRQGWLTDAALDRVEALTAYAAERGLTLLQVAVGGLAALPAVGSVICGAMTPAQVTANAAAADWLPDAADLTGLDAIVAPGEQVV from the coding sequence ATGAGGTATCGCACGCTGGGCGAACGCGGCCCGGCCGTCTCCGTCGTCGGCGTCGGCGGCAACAACTTCGGCTCCCGCCTCGACGAGGACGGCACGAAGGCCGTCGTCCACGCCGCCCTCGACGCCGGGATCACCCTGTTCGACACCGCCGACATGTACGGCGGGTTCGGCGAACAGGGTGGCATGCGCGGTGACGGCGAACGCCTTCTCGGCGCCGCCCTGAAGGGGCATCGCGACGACGTCGTCCTGGCCACCAAGTTCGGCATGGAGATGGGGCCGGAGGCCGACCTGTACGGCCGACGGGGTGCCCGCCCCTACATCCGGTACGCCGTCGAAGCCTCGCTTCGCCGCCTCGGCACCGACCGCATCGACCTGTACCAGTACCACGAGCCGGACGGCGTCACCCCGCTGGAGGAGACGGTCGCCGCCCTGACCGAGCTCGTGGACGAGGGAAAGATCGGGTACATCGGCTGCTCCAACCTGCCGGCCGAGCGGCTCACCGACGCCTTCGTGTCCACCCAGGCCCGCTACCACCTGCTCGACCGCAGCGTGGAGAACGACCTGATCCCCGCATGCCTGCGCCACGGCATCGGCCTGCTGCCGTACTACCCGCTGGCCAACGGCCTGCTCAGCGGCAAGTACCGGCGTGGCCAGGAGCCCCCGCCCGGCAGCCGGCTGTCCTGGCGGCAGGGCTGGCTCACCGACGCGGCCCTCGACCGTGTCGAGGCGCTCACCGCGTACGCCGCCGAGCGCGGCCTGACCCTCCTCCAGGTCGCCGTGGGCGGACTGGCCGCACTGCCCGCGGTCGGCTCGGTCATCTGCGGCGCCATGACCCCGGCGCAGGTCACCGCCAACGCGGCGGCGGCCGACTGGCTCCCCGACGCGGCCGACCTCACCGGACTCGACGCGATCGTCGCCCCCGGCGAACAAGTCGTCTGA